In the Bombiscardovia apis genome, GCGCAGGTCAAGCCGCCCTCGGCTGAAGAGCTGGCATTTAATTCTTTGGGAGCATGCCCAACCTGCCAAGGAACAGGCACCATCCGCGAAGTCAATGATGCCAGCCTAGTTCCAGACGAGAATCTGAGCATTGACCAAGGGGCAGTTGTGCCTTGGCGCACTTTTGGTTTTAACGTGCAGCCAGGTATAGTCCGTGAATTCGGTGTGCGTACAGATGTGCCTTGGAAAGACTTGAGCGATTGGGAACGAGATATTGTTTTCAATGGCCCTGAGGAAAAGAAGCATATCACTATCACCTCAGTCAAGGGTGTCCACGAGCTCGATTTTACCTTCCGCAATGCGCGTTTGACCGTCACAAAAGAGCTGGAACGAGCTAGCGACGACAAACGACTGGCCAAAGTCTCTAAATTCTTAATTGAGCGTACCTGCCCAGATTGCATGGGCAGCAGGCTCAATCCAGCAGCGCGAGCCCCGCACATCCAGGATCACAATTTATCCGAAGTTACTGCTTGGACCTTGCAAGACATTACGACTTGGGCACTCACTGTAGTGCCTGACTTACCTCAAGACATGCAAGCGATGGCCCAAAGTCTGGTGGAAACGCTCGAAGATATGGGAGAGCGCTTGCTTCAACTCGGTTTGGGGTATTTGACTTTGGACCGTTCTTTGGCTTCACTTTCGACCGGCGAGCGCCAGCGTGCCCAGCTGTCGAGGGCGGTGCGCAACGAGACTACTGGTGTCTTGTATGTGCTCGACGAGCCTTCAACTGGTTTGCACCCTGCGAATATTGAGGGACTTATAGGGGTCATGCGCGACTTGCTGGCTTCAGGTAATTCGGTAGTGTTTGTAGACCATGACGTTACAGTGCTGAAAGCTGCTGATTACTTTATTGAGATGGGTCCGGCCGCTGGCCGTTTAGGCGGTCAAGTTATAGCTCAAGGCAGGCCTGAGCAGATTGCACATAATTCAGATTCTCGTATAGCTGGTTTCTTGTCAGCCACAGAACCGGTCTTGGTTCGTAAGCGCCTGCTCTTACCTTCCGAGCGCACTCGTGGTGGCGGTGCGACAAATCAGTGGTTGCGCATGACAACTGATTCACTCCACACAGTTCATCCTTTGAATGTTTCGATTCCTCGTGGTCGAATGACTGCTGTGACTGGGGTTTCTGGCTCTGGCAAGACGACTATGGTCTTAGAATCCCTGCTGCCGGCTCTTGAAGCCCAGAGCGAGCATGTGCCTCTGCCTGCGCATGTCAAGCAGTTTGATCCTGCTGGCATTACTCGTGTGCGCTTGGTAGATTCTTCTCCAATCGGTATCAATGTGCGCTCAACGATTGCCACTTACACTGCGATTATGAACCAGCTGCGTCGGCTTTTTGCTGCGACCCCTACTGCCAAGCGTTTAGGGTTCAACGTGTCGGCTTTCTCTTACAATACAGGTTCCTTGCGCTGTCCTCAGTGCGATGGTACGGGCCAAATCAGCTTGGATGTGCAGTTTTTGCCTGACGTGACCATCACTTGCCCGGTATGCCAAGGCTCTCGCTATAAGGATGAGGCTCGACAGGTGACGATTACAACTGAGCATCATCCAAAGCCTATAAGCCTGCCTGACATGCTAGATATGGATGTTGCTCAGGCCAAGGAGGTATGTGAAGGTCTGCAATCGTCTTTGGGCAAGCGCATTTTCCACTCACTCGAGACCTTGTGCGACTTGGGACTTGGATACCTGAAGCTAGGGGAGGACACGCCTTCGCTCTCGGGCGGGGAAGCCCAGCGGCTCAAGCTCTCCAACGAGCTGGGTAAAGAGCAGTCGCATTCTCTCTTCATCTTGGACGAGCCCACTACTGGGCTGCATCCTCTCGACGTGCGTACTCTCATCGCTGTTTTGCAGCGCTTACTAGATGGCGGGGCTACTGTCGTTTTCATTGAGCACGACTTGGACATGATTGCCAACGCGGATTACGTGATTGACATGGGCCCCGGCGGAGGCCAAGATGGCGGCAGTATCGTTGCCACCGGCACTCCAGAAGAAATTGCCGGCAACTTGGGCAGTCTTACGGGCAGGTATTTGGCTCAACATTTGGGCGTGTCATAAGCTTTTTGAGCTGTAAGAACAGCTCTCAGCTTTTTGCTTTCTATCATTGAGCGAACGAGCCCAAAAGGTCTACAAGAGCTGATAGGCTGAAGTTCCATGGTTAAACAACATGGAAATTCTCAAGAGCACGTTACCAAGCACATTTTCGTCACCGGTGGCGTTGTCTCATCTCTCGGTAAAGGCTTAACCGCTTCCTCCCTCGGCAGGCTCTTACGCAGCCGTGGCATTCGAGTACTTCAGCAGAAGCTTGACCCTTATATTAACGTCGATCCCGGCACTATGAACCCCTTCCAGCACGGCGAAGTTTACGTGACTGAAGATGGGGCTGAAACCGATTTAGATATCGGTCACTATGAGCGTTTCCTTGACATCTTCCTGACGCAAAAAGCCAATGTGACTACTGGCCAAATTTACCAGTCGGTCTTGCGTAAGGAGCGCGCTGGCGAGTACCTAGGCCAGTGTGTGCAGGTCATTCCCCACATCACTAATGAGATTAAGAGCCGCATGCGTGCTCAAGCTGGCGACGATGTGGACGTCATCATTACCGAAATTGGCGGTACGGTCGGAGATATCGAATCTCAGCCCTTCATGGAAGCTGCCCGCGAAGTCCGCCGAGATATTGGTGCCGACAATTGCATGTTCGTTCACGTCTCGTTGGTGCCCTACATTGCGGCGGCTCACGAGCTCAAAACCAAGCCAACTCAGCATTCGGTCATGGCTCTTCGTCAGTTGGGTATTGCGCCAGATGCGCTCGTCTTGCGCTCCGACCGCCCCCTGACTGATTCCGTCAAAGACAAGATTTCTTTGATGTGCGATGTCGATGCCGAGGGTGTTGTCAACTGTGTAGATGCGCCTTCGATTTACGACGTACCCAAGATTTTGCACGACGAAGGTTTGGACGCGTACGTGGTTCGCGAGCTCGGTCTGCCCTTCCACGACGTCGATTGGGCTGAGTGGGATGATCTGCTGGAACGCGTGCACCACCCCAAGCGCGAGGTCAATGTTGCCATTATCGGCAAGTATATCGATCTGCCTGACGCATACCTGTCTGTATCTGAGGCCATCAAGGCCGGAGGCTTCGCTAATTGGGCCAAGGTCAATGTTAAGTGGGTCACTGCTGATGATTGCGAAACCATGTCTGGTGCAGAGCAAGCCTTACGAGATATCGACGGTATCGTGGTGCCCGGCGGTTTTGGATCGCGAGGAGTCGACGGCAAGATAGGTGCTCTGCGCTATGCCCGTGAGCACCAGTTACCAGCCTTGGGCATCTGCTTGGGCATGCAATCTATGGTC is a window encoding:
- a CDS encoding CTP synthase, translating into MVKQHGNSQEHVTKHIFVTGGVVSSLGKGLTASSLGRLLRSRGIRVLQQKLDPYINVDPGTMNPFQHGEVYVTEDGAETDLDIGHYERFLDIFLTQKANVTTGQIYQSVLRKERAGEYLGQCVQVIPHITNEIKSRMRAQAGDDVDVIITEIGGTVGDIESQPFMEAAREVRRDIGADNCMFVHVSLVPYIAAAHELKTKPTQHSVMALRQLGIAPDALVLRSDRPLTDSVKDKISLMCDVDAEGVVNCVDAPSIYDVPKILHDEGLDAYVVRELGLPFHDVDWAEWDDLLERVHHPKREVNVAIIGKYIDLPDAYLSVSEAIKAGGFANWAKVNVKWVTADDCETMSGAEQALRDIDGIVVPGGFGSRGVDGKIGALRYAREHQLPALGICLGMQSMVIEYSRDALGLEDANSSEFEPGCANPVVATMEEQKSIVDGDGDMGHTMRLGAYPAVLRDDSLVAQLYGSTEISERHRHRYEVNVAYKQRLNEAGLKISGTSPDGELTEFVEIAQGTHPFYVGTQGHPEFKSRPTKPHPLFAGLVKASLDHEAARH
- a CDS encoding excinuclease ABC subunit UvrA, which encodes MSLQRSRNQDSEQSSNVPQVIEVLGARVHNLKNVDVRVPLNQLVGIAGVSGSGKSSLALGVLYAEGSRRYLDALSTYTRRRMTQAQKPQVDAVRFVPPALALRQRPGVGGMRSTFGTSTELLNVLRLMFSRLASHRCPNGHYVPPTMKVAAEIPFDCPVCGAQVKPPSAEELAFNSLGACPTCQGTGTIREVNDASLVPDENLSIDQGAVVPWRTFGFNVQPGIVREFGVRTDVPWKDLSDWERDIVFNGPEEKKHITITSVKGVHELDFTFRNARLTVTKELERASDDKRLAKVSKFLIERTCPDCMGSRLNPAARAPHIQDHNLSEVTAWTLQDITTWALTVVPDLPQDMQAMAQSLVETLEDMGERLLQLGLGYLTLDRSLASLSTGERQRAQLSRAVRNETTGVLYVLDEPSTGLHPANIEGLIGVMRDLLASGNSVVFVDHDVTVLKAADYFIEMGPAAGRLGGQVIAQGRPEQIAHNSDSRIAGFLSATEPVLVRKRLLLPSERTRGGGATNQWLRMTTDSLHTVHPLNVSIPRGRMTAVTGVSGSGKTTMVLESLLPALEAQSEHVPLPAHVKQFDPAGITRVRLVDSSPIGINVRSTIATYTAIMNQLRRLFAATPTAKRLGFNVSAFSYNTGSLRCPQCDGTGQISLDVQFLPDVTITCPVCQGSRYKDEARQVTITTEHHPKPISLPDMLDMDVAQAKEVCEGLQSSLGKRIFHSLETLCDLGLGYLKLGEDTPSLSGGEAQRLKLSNELGKEQSHSLFILDEPTTGLHPLDVRTLIAVLQRLLDGGATVVFIEHDLDMIANADYVIDMGPGGGQDGGSIVATGTPEEIAGNLGSLTGRYLAQHLGVS